Proteins encoded within one genomic window of Nitrospinota bacterium:
- a CDS encoding homocysteine S-methyltransferase family protein, whose translation MMALLDELKKRILLLDGSMGALLQGRNLPAGYAPDLWNLENPDAIADVHREYANAGSDIVLTNTFGASRLRLSEYNAQGKLADINRAAVALARKGAPGKFVAGDVGPLGAIVAPAGEVSFDEAVDIFREQIKVLVEAGVDMISIETMFDLMEIKAAVIAANDVRGSVPLMASMTFTGDGLTDTGTDALTAAITLDALGVDILGVNCSIGPEPMVNVVERLSTACGRYVAVQPNAGLPINRGGKTVFEMPMDKVASFAKPFVHAGANIIGGCCGTTPDYIRMAAAAVKGEKPGERSQTAGMAFSSRMTTVFAGEGHPFVKVGEKINPTGRKAFAEAIKEGRMDMVVADARKQFEMGATALDLNMGVPLVDEAAMMQKAVVAVQNVTPLPLVLDSSYASALEAGLKLYPGRALVNSINGEDERLGEVIPIIKRHGASVIALLAADYIPERAVDRLKIAEKILRRLEENGIPRDRVIFDCLALVVSAMQDGARQTLDTIREVRRQFGCPTIAGVSNVSFGLPQRKAINNAFLAMAMGAGLDAAIVNPYDEEMTRTVAAASLFSGRDAGCRVYIDMMEPKDEQAAKPGEPSAPKTTLEKISSAIVDGDKDSIEGLTNLALSEGHEAMGIFVDVMTPAIRHLGDLFAQRKKFIPHLVAAADTMKRGVAVLDPVLKASGRKADKGTVVFATVKGDIHDIGKNVCVIMLSNFGFNVIDLGRNVPCEEILKAARENDADIIALSALMTTTMMRMKEVVDQVKSAALPYKVMVGGAVVTQGFATEIGADAYGKDVGDVVPVTERLMEVIRA comes from the coding sequence CTGATGGCTTTGCTCGATGAACTGAAAAAACGGATACTTCTCCTGGACGGCTCCATGGGGGCGCTTCTGCAGGGGCGCAACCTTCCGGCCGGGTACGCCCCGGACCTTTGGAACCTGGAAAATCCCGACGCGATAGCGGACGTCCACCGCGAGTACGCCAACGCCGGATCGGACATCGTGCTGACAAACACATTTGGGGCCAGCAGGCTGCGCCTCTCCGAATACAACGCGCAAGGCAAGCTGGCGGACATCAACCGCGCCGCCGTGGCCCTGGCCCGCAAAGGGGCGCCGGGCAAGTTCGTGGCGGGGGACGTGGGGCCGCTGGGCGCCATCGTGGCCCCGGCAGGGGAGGTCTCTTTCGACGAGGCCGTGGACATATTCCGCGAACAGATAAAAGTCCTGGTGGAGGCGGGGGTGGACATGATCTCCATCGAGACCATGTTCGACCTTATGGAAATAAAGGCGGCCGTCATCGCCGCCAACGACGTGCGCGGCTCCGTGCCGCTTATGGCCTCCATGACATTCACCGGCGACGGGTTGACCGACACCGGAACAGACGCCCTCACCGCCGCCATCACCCTCGACGCGCTGGGGGTGGACATCCTTGGGGTGAACTGCTCCATCGGGCCAGAGCCGATGGTCAACGTGGTGGAGCGGCTTTCCACGGCGTGCGGGAGGTATGTGGCGGTCCAGCCCAACGCCGGCCTGCCCATCAACCGCGGCGGCAAGACCGTGTTCGAAATGCCGATGGACAAGGTGGCCTCGTTTGCTAAACCTTTCGTGCACGCCGGGGCGAATATCATCGGCGGATGCTGCGGCACCACGCCGGATTACATACGCATGGCCGCCGCCGCCGTGAAGGGGGAGAAGCCTGGGGAACGCTCGCAAACCGCTGGCATGGCCTTTTCCAGCAGGATGACCACCGTGTTCGCCGGTGAGGGGCATCCTTTCGTGAAGGTGGGGGAGAAAATAAATCCCACCGGGCGCAAAGCCTTCGCCGAGGCGATTAAGGAAGGGCGGATGGACATGGTGGTGGCGGACGCGCGCAAGCAGTTCGAGATGGGCGCCACCGCGCTGGACCTGAACATGGGGGTGCCGCTTGTGGACGAGGCGGCGATGATGCAAAAAGCGGTGGTGGCGGTGCAGAACGTCACCCCGTTGCCGCTGGTGCTGGACAGTTCGTACGCATCCGCGCTGGAAGCCGGATTGAAATTGTACCCGGGCAGGGCGCTGGTCAACTCCATCAACGGGGAGGACGAGCGGCTCGGAGAGGTGATACCGATAATAAAAAGGCACGGCGCTTCGGTGATCGCGCTTCTGGCGGCGGATTATATCCCCGAGCGGGCGGTGGACCGGCTGAAGATCGCGGAAAAAATACTGCGCAGGCTCGAGGAGAACGGGATACCCAGGGACAGGGTGATATTCGACTGCCTGGCGCTGGTGGTGTCCGCCATGCAGGACGGGGCGCGCCAGACGCTGGACACGATACGGGAAGTGCGCCGCCAGTTCGGATGCCCCACCATCGCGGGGGTGTCCAACGTCTCTTTCGGCCTGCCCCAGCGCAAGGCGATAAACAACGCGTTCCTGGCCATGGCCATGGGGGCGGGGCTGGACGCGGCGATAGTCAATCCATACGACGAGGAGATGACGCGCACCGTGGCCGCCGCATCGCTATTCTCCGGGCGGGACGCGGGCTGCCGGGTGTACATAGACATGATGGAGCCGAAGGACGAGCAGGCCGCAAAGCCGGGCGAACCTTCCGCGCCGAAGACCACGCTGGAGAAGATATCTTCGGCCATCGTGGACGGGGACAAGGACAGCATCGAGGGGCTCACCAATCTGGCCCTGTCCGAAGGGCACGAGGCGATGGGCATTTTCGTGGACGTGATGACCCCGGCCATACGGCATCTTGGCGATCTTTTCGCCCAGCGCAAAAAGTTCATCCCGCACCTTGTGGCGGCGGCGGACACGATGAAACGGGGCGTGGCGGTGCTCGATCCTGTGTTGAAGGCGAGCGGACGCAAGGCCGACAAGGGGACGGTGGTGTTCGCCACCGTCAAGGGGGACATACACGACATCGGCAAGAACGTGTGCGTGATAATGCTGTCCAACTTCGGATTCAACGTGATAGACCTTGGCCGCAACGTCCCATGCGAGGAGATACTCAAGGCCGCCAGGGAGAACGATGCTGATATAATAGCCCTTTCCGCGCTGATGACCACCACCATGATGCGGATGAAAGAAGTGGTGGACCAGGTGAAGTCAGCCGCGCTGCCATACAAGGTGATGGTTGGGGGCGCGGTGGTGACCCAGGGATTCGCCACGGAGATCGGGGCGGACGCTTATGGAAAGGACGTGGGGGACGTGGTGCCTGTCACGGAGAGATTGATGGAGGTGATACGCGCATGA